The Muricauda sp. SCSIO 65647 genome includes a region encoding these proteins:
- a CDS encoding RagB/SusD family nutrient uptake outer membrane protein: MKSFKNLKYIFLLVVIACFMACDDYLEEEFFSDVTAETFIGEDNADQLVVGIYEDLRDIYKQYDINMSGTDIYTVQTQVEEFNSFNDYFGLASDNQNIVDYWRENYDLIADANIAINRYQNDIAWSDANLGARDYGIAQARALRALALYNLVQHYGGVVLELEETTSIRSDYARSSEEETFGQIISDLEAAIPDLLDAPQTGRFSRRAAQHLLADVYLTRGYKTFGSGTDFDTAASLAEQAIGSYDLRSQTFAELFDYGNQVNDEVLFAVQYGPGGNDNDRSNSKHGLLMNAIENYAGVGRNSVYGARSSSLMPTPYFYGLFAANDTRDDVTLHRALFAAEEVTFSSGEGQPEDPIAVGDTVIYYPKTALDATELADKLNRYWVYQPDQYLFGVPDNVPGAVYQYSSNINRINFPIFKKFDDVGIDGAGNGSRDTYVFRIGETHLIAAEAYLAAGNGASGLQHLNIVRERATGEANFYSELTLDNLLDERAIELAGEENRWAVLKRTGKLEERLNLYNPQNADHGAFDSSIHLLRPIPANELLLSDGSLEQNPGY; this comes from the coding sequence ATGAAATCTTTTAAAAATTTAAAATACATCTTTCTCTTGGTTGTGATAGCATGTTTTATGGCCTGTGACGACTATCTAGAAGAGGAGTTCTTTTCCGATGTAACAGCGGAAACCTTCATAGGGGAGGACAATGCAGACCAATTGGTCGTGGGCATCTATGAGGATTTGAGGGATATTTATAAACAATACGACATCAATATGTCAGGTACCGATATCTATACGGTCCAAACCCAGGTTGAGGAATTCAATAGCTTCAATGACTATTTTGGATTGGCCTCTGACAATCAAAATATCGTGGACTATTGGAGGGAAAACTATGATTTGATCGCAGATGCCAACATTGCCATCAATAGGTATCAAAACGACATTGCTTGGAGTGATGCCAATTTGGGTGCCAGAGATTATGGAATTGCCCAGGCAAGGGCCCTAAGGGCATTGGCACTCTACAATCTGGTACAGCATTATGGGGGGGTGGTTTTAGAATTGGAAGAGACCACATCAATACGTTCAGACTATGCAAGATCAAGTGAGGAAGAAACCTTTGGCCAGATTATCTCCGATTTGGAGGCGGCCATTCCCGATTTGCTTGATGCGCCACAAACAGGACGGTTTTCCAGAAGGGCCGCACAGCACCTGCTGGCCGATGTGTACTTGACAAGGGGTTACAAGACGTTTGGCAGTGGCACAGATTTTGATACCGCCGCTTCGCTTGCAGAGCAGGCCATCGGAAGCTACGATTTAAGAAGCCAAACCTTTGCCGAGCTGTTTGATTATGGCAATCAGGTGAATGATGAGGTTTTGTTTGCCGTGCAGTATGGGCCCGGGGGCAATGACAACGATCGTAGCAATTCAAAGCACGGCCTTTTGATGAATGCCATAGAAAACTATGCGGGTGTAGGTAGAAATAGTGTATATGGGGCAAGGAGTTCCTCCTTGATGCCCACTCCCTATTTTTATGGACTCTTTGCCGCCAATGATACAAGGGACGATGTTACCCTTCACCGTGCCTTGTTTGCTGCGGAAGAGGTTACGTTTTCGTCGGGTGAAGGACAACCGGAAGACCCCATAGCAGTGGGTGATACAGTGATCTATTATCCCAAAACGGCTTTGGATGCCACTGAATTGGCAGATAAGTTGAACCGATATTGGGTGTACCAACCAGACCAATACCTGTTTGGTGTTCCAGACAATGTTCCGGGAGCCGTCTATCAATACTCCTCCAATATCAACCGCATCAATTTCCCCATTTTCAAGAAATTCGATGATGTGGGCATTGATGGGGCAGGCAATGGTTCAAGAGATACTTATGTGTTCAGGATAGGCGAGACCCATTTGATTGCGGCCGAGGCTTATTTGGCGGCCGGCAACGGCGCATCTGGCTTGCAGCACCTCAATATTGTCAGGGAAAGGGCGACCGGTGAAGCCAATTTTTATTCAGAGTTGACCCTAGACAACCTCCTTGACGAGCGGGCCATTGAATTAGCAGGAGAGGAAAATCGATGGGCTGTTTTAAAACGGACAGGCAAATTGGAGGAACGGTTGAATCTGTACAATCCACAAAATGCGGATCATGGTGCGTTTGATAGCAGTATTCACCTGCTAAGACCCATCCCGGCCAATGAGCTGTTGTTATCAGATGGTTCTTTGGAACAAAATCCAGGGTACTAA